The Thermomonospora amylolytica sequence CCCTTGTCCGCCATGGCCCCTCAACACATAATCAAAGACAACTAGTTGTCACATTACATGGATTGGCCCTGACGATGACGGACCGCCCGATCGGCTACTGGATCCGCCGCCTGGACGCCCTGCTCGAAGAGACCCTGGACTGCGCACTGGCCGAAGAGGGAGTCGGCCGCCGCCACTGGCAGACGCTCAACGTCCTGCGGGACGGCCCCCTGGACCCCGCCGCCCTGACCGAACGCCTGGCCCCCTTCTGGACCGAAGGCGCGATCACCCCCGCCGAGATCATCGAAGACCTGACCCGCCGAGGCTGGCTGGAACGCACCGCCGACGGCCTCCACCTCACCGCCGAGGGCGCCACCGCCCACACCCGCCTGTCCGCCCGGGTCGGGGCGAACAGGCAACGCCTCACCGAGGGCATCCTCCCCGAGGAGTACGCCACCACCCTCAACGTCCTACGCCGCATGACCGAAAACGCCCAAGCCCTACCCTGACCCCACCCCCGCCGTGGCCTTGCGCGGCCGTCCGCGTCCACTGCTCGCCATGCGGAAATCGTCAGACAGCTCCTAGCGGATCGGCCAAGCGGCATGGCCGGTCGGCAGTGGCATCCGGAGATCGTCCGGGGGTCTGGGGGCAGAGCCCCCAGAACTTCCACAGCAACCCCAGCCCAACCCGACCCTCAGTCGGCCGGAGCGGAGCCTCTAGGCGGAGCTTCGGCCGACTGAGCGCGGTCCGGGCACCGCAGCGGCGCCCGGCTGGAGCGAGCCGCCAGGCGAGCGGAAGCCGGGTGACGCGAGGATGCCCGGATCCGCGTGCGGGGGGCGTGGGGGGTCGTCCCCCCACAGGCAAGTCGCCCCCCCACAAGTCACACGTACCGTTCGAGGATGGAGCTCTCGGCCAGGCGGGACAGGCCCTCGCGGACGCTGCGGGCCCGGGACTCGCCCACGCCGGTGACGGACTGCAGGTCGTCGATGCTGGCGGCCAGCAGCTTCTGCAGGCCGCCGAAGTGCTCGACCAGGTCCTCGACGACCAGGCTGGGCAGGCGGGGGACCTTGGCCAGCAGGCGGTAGCCCTTGGGGCTGACCGGGATGTCCAGGGCGTCGGGGCCGGAGTAGCCCATGACCTCGGCGACGGTGGTGAGGTCGAGCAGCTCGTTGGCGCTGAGGGTGTCGAGGGCGTCCAGGACCTCGCCGACCCGGCGGGCGGGGGTGTCGGGCGGCTGGTAGTCGCGGACGATGAGCTCGCGGTCCACGTCGACGCCGGAGACCAGCTCGTCGAGCTGCAGGGACAGCAGCCGGCCGTCGGTGCCGAGCTCGACGACGTACCCCTCGATCTCGTCGGCGATGCGGCGGACCATCTCCAGCCGCTGCACGACGGCGGTCACGTCGCGGACGGTGACCAGATCCTCGATCTCCAGGGCGGACAGGGTGCCGGAGACCTCGTCGAGACGGAGCTTGTACCGCTCCAGGGTCGCCAGCGCCTGGTTGGCCTTGGACAGGATGGCCGCCGAGTCCTCCAGCACGTAGCGGGTGCCGTCCAGGTAGAGGGCGATGATCCGCATGGACTGGCTGACCGAGATCACCGGGAAGCCGCACTGCTTGGCCACGCGCTCGGCGGTGCGGTGCCGGGTGCCGGACTCCTCGGTGGGGATGGTGGGGTCGGGCACCAGGTGGACGGCCGCGCGGACGATC is a genomic window containing:
- a CDS encoding MarR family winged helix-turn-helix transcriptional regulator; this translates as MTDRPIGYWIRRLDALLEETLDCALAEEGVGRRHWQTLNVLRDGPLDPAALTERLAPFWTEGAITPAEIIEDLTRRGWLERTADGLHLTAEGATAHTRLSARVGANRQRLTEGILPEEYATTLNVLRRMTENAQALP
- the disA gene encoding DNA integrity scanning diadenylate cyclase DisA, with amino-acid sequence MGVLHDKSHDERRRATLAAVAPGTALRDGLERILRGHTGGLIVLGYDEVVAELCSGGFELDVEFSATRLRELAKMDGAIVLDNDHRRIVRAAVHLVPDPTIPTEESGTRHRTAERVAKQCGFPVISVSQSMRIIALYLDGTRYVLEDSAAILSKANQALATLERYKLRLDEVSGTLSALEIEDLVTVRDVTAVVQRLEMVRRIADEIEGYVVELGTDGRLLSLQLDELVSGVDVDRELIVRDYQPPDTPARRVGEVLDALDTLSANELLDLTTVAEVMGYSGPDALDIPVSPKGYRLLAKVPRLPSLVVEDLVEHFGGLQKLLAASIDDLQSVTGVGESRARSVREGLSRLAESSILERYV